The following coding sequences lie in one Spea bombifrons isolate aSpeBom1 chromosome 5, aSpeBom1.2.pri, whole genome shotgun sequence genomic window:
- the CDH17 gene encoding cadherin-17 codes for MITLKHLAIFTYLITIQGLVRAQIQTTGNLMDMNFKVKEGSPASLIYQFLKSNPNSHSFVLEGQTDGAIEIQSEDGRLQTTKPLDRETKALYQLKIKTVNKEYALVEGPYSINIIVEDINDNIPVFNQSRYEGKVRENSRPGIPFVTVYATDADDPETPNAQLHYEILQQIPDPYKVRLFQINNKTGAIYITLNGSQLLDSEAHNSYELLIGVSDSAERPFRANTKVFVTVLENIWLKPKPVTIVENSTEPHPIKITQVRWNDDGAIFELHQREKYLKFPFSIDKNGDIYVTEPLDREERPQYIFYAIAKNQNGVPLARPVEVEVNVDDINDNPPVCPEALTIFEVQENEEVGAFIGTLKATDMDQDQNSLLHYRLLSQNPTKPQDTMFFVSEYSGDFQLLTSALSIQDVDVYLLTVEVSDEGSPAYKTTCEVQVKVIDVNDQIPIFETSDYGNVTIAEDTPLQTVVFTIQATDADQPNTGSSEIIYAIIEGDLDKMFSIHTNKTTNKGYVKIVKPLDFEKFRTHALVIQARNPEPFFGGVNLNESSITRLQVIVTDVDEKPYFEHSTYQKQVSEDIPIGTKVITIEAKDPEGDDIIYALKGDSRKWLWINESSGEIYSDAILDRETAKHYEVEVAASEKKNKYMTSSVYLRLYLDDVNDNAPTLASSYKGPIFCYPLKSPETIIIEGTDADTEPNARRLRFSPGHENVTKDWEVAYINGSHARLTMKHTQFNTGILRVPIKIRDNGRPPSEAISDVSLTICTCSAPEVCESPPAGDSRKPSIGMALGILFGVLAVIGVIVAAVFISISSKKKKQKKASGKDATLPSETANLSS; via the exons GGATTAGTACGAGCACAAATACAGACAACTGGAAATCTTATGGACATGAATTTTAAAGTTAAAGAGGGAAGTCCTGCATCATTAATATACCAG TTTTTGAAAAGCAATCCCAATTCCCATAGCTTTGTACTTGAAGGCCAAACGGATGGGGCGATTGAAATTCAAAGCGAAGACGGCAGGCTTCAGACAACAAAACCTCTTGATAGAGAAACAAAAGCGCTGTACCAACTAAAG attaaaacaGTGAATAAAGAATACGCTCTTGTTGAAGGCCCTTATTCTATTAATATAATTGTTGAAGATATAAATGACAACATACCCGTATTCAACCAATCCCGGTATGAGGGAAAAGTGAGGGAGAACTCAAGGCCAG GAATaccatttgtgacagtgtacgCCACAGATGCGGATGACCCTGAGACACCTAATGCACAGCTCCACTACGAAATCCTGCAGCAGATTCCAGACCCATACAAAGTCAGGCTCTTCCAGATTAATAACAAGACTGGGGCAATCTACATAACACTGAATGGTAG CCAGCTCTTGGATTCGGAAGCCCACAATTCATACGAGCTGCTCATTGGTGTATCCGATTCAGCAGAGAGGCCATTTAGAGCTAACACAAAAGTGTTTGTCACCGTTTTGGAGAACATCTGGCTGAAACCCAAACCTGTTACTATTGTAGAAAATTCCACAGAGCCGCACCCCATCAAAATCACTCAG GTCAGGTGGAATGATGATGGAGCCATTTTTGAACTACATCAAAGAGAAAAGTATCTAAAGTTCCCGTTTTCTATTGATAAAAACGGAGATATTTATGTGACTGAACCACTGGACAGAGAGGAACGGCCTCAG TATATATTCTATGCCATAGCAAAAAATCAGAATGGAGTTCCTTTGGCACGACCTGTAGAGGTTGAAGTAAATGTTGATGATATTAATGACAACCCACCAGTATGCCCAGAAGCTTTGACAATTTTTGAAGTTCAGGAAAATGAAGAAGTTG GAGCTTTTATTGGAACATTGAAAGCCACTGATATGGATCAAGATCAAAATTCGCTCTTACATTACCGACTTCTGTCCCAAAATCCCACGAAACCACAAGACACGATGTTTTTTGTCTCTGAGTACTCTGGAGACTTCCAGTTGCTGACGTCTGCACTGAGTATTCAAGATGTTGATGTGTACTTGTTGACCGTGGAAGTGTCTGATGAAGGGTCACCTG cttacaAAACAACGTGTGAAGTGCAGGTTAAAGTAATTGATGTCAATGACCAGATCCCCATATTTGAAACTTCCGAT TATGGCAATGTGACCATCGCTGAAGATACACCATTACAGACAGTGGTATTTACTATTCAGGCCACCGACGCTGATCAGCCAAACACTGGGAGTTCTGAAATAATTTACGCTATTATAGAGGGAGACCTAGACAAAATGTTTTCAATTCATACcaataaaacaacaaacaagGGATACGTCAAGATTGTGAAG cCCCTGGATTTTGAGAAATTTCGAACTCATGCCCTTGTGATTCAAGCAAGGAACCCTGAGCCTTTCTTCGGAGGAGTTAACCTCAATGAGAGTTCCATCACTCGGCTACAAGTTATTGTCACCGATGTTGATGAAAAGCCGTATTTTGAGCACAGCACATACCAAAAACAGGTGTCTGAGGATATTCCTATAGGAACAAAAGTGATTACAATAGAGGCCAAAGATCCTGAAGGTGATGACATAAT TTATGCTCTGAAGGGTGACTCCAGGAAATGGCTTTGGATAAACGAATCTTCCGGAGAAATCTACAGTGATGCTATACTGGATCGTGAAACCGCAAAACACTATGAAGTGGAAGTAGCAGCCAGTGAGAAAA aaaataaatacatgaccTCATCTGTGTATTTACGCTTATATTTGGATGATGTTAATGATAACGCACCAACATTGGCATCCAGTTATAAAGGGCCTATATTCTGTTACCCGCTTAAGAGTCCAGAAACTATAATTATTGAGGGGACTGATGCTGATACCGAGCCAAATGCACGCAGACTGCGATTTTCACCTGGGCATGAAAATGTAACAAAGGACTGGGAAGTAGCATATATTAATG gttctCATGCTCGTCTTACGATGAAGCATACGCAGTTCAATACTGGTATTTTACGTGTTCCTATAAAAATCAGAGATAATGGAAGGCCTCCTAGTGAAGCAATTTCCGATGTTTCCT TGACAATCTGTACCTGCTCTGCCCCAGAGGTCTGTGAATCACCCCCAGCAGGAGACTCACGGAAGCCATCTATCGGAATGGCTCTTGGAATTTTATTTGGAGTACTGGCAGTTATTG GTGTGATTGTTGCAGCTGTATTTATCTCAATATCAtccaaaaagaagaaacaaaagaagGCTAGTGGCAAGGATGCAACGCTTCCATCAGAAACTGCAAATCTGAGCTCTTAA